The sequence ATATACCCATCAGTTTAAAAATGCTGCCGGTATTCTGGAACAGGGTAGGTTAATGCCTTTGGCACGTGTTCGCAAAACTGGTGACCAAAATCTTGTTTTAGGCGGAAATCTTATTATGGACCTCCCTAAATTAGGGTGGGTGCAAGCAGGATATGATGACTTTTATGGCGCCTCGGCCGGATTAGGTTTCAACCTAAATAAAAACCTGTCCATAGGGTATACCGTTGAAAAAGGGCTCTCCAATAATTTCGAAAATTTTGGGGTGAGCCATGAGATTTCCCTTGCTTATTCCATCACTCCAAATTTGACCGAAGACCGAGTAATGCTTGAGAAGGAAAATGAAGATTTGGTAGATGCCGAAACAGTTCCTGAAGAAGATTTAACGCTTTCCGAAAAAGACCTTAAGATTGCCGATTTAGAATCAAAATTGGCAGAAAACGATATCATCCTTGATGAACTATTGCTTCGTCAAGATTCTATCGAAACCGCAAGACAGAGCGATTTGGAACGCCGGTTTGAAACTGTTATGAAAATGGTGCGCCGAGAAACAAAAGGTCAAATGCCAGAACTGGAAGAAAGAGCCAAGGAGGTCTATTTTGCCAATATGGACAGTGTAGACATCCTATCAAAACATAAAACACGCCCTATAACAAACCAAGGACTATCCAATACCACTGCCGCTAAAAAAGTTATCAATCTTAAAGATTCCAAAAACTCAAGGATAGCAGAAAAAACATCGGTAAAAAGAGATAGAACAAATCGTTCTTCCAAAAAAACCATTGGACGTTTTAGAGCCTTCAACATTCCAAATGTAGAAAGCGGTCATTATTTAATTGCCAATGTTTTTAAGGATACAAGAAATGTAGATGCTTTCATTGAAAAACTTGAAGCACAAGGTATAGATGCCGGTTACTTTGAAAATCCAAAAAACGGACTCAACTACGTATACCTAAAGGGCTATAAAGATAAAAAAGAAGCTGTTGAGGCTTACCATAACCAATTTAATGGCGCATACCAAGGTGATGCTTGGGTAATGAATGTTGAGGGAGTTGGTTCTTACAACAATTTTGTGGCGGTTGAAAAAAACAACAAATCAAAATATGGGGATAATGCATTGCATAAAAACATTGCCAATTCCAAGAAAAAGGGCAATGCCTCCCAAGTCTCCTACAAAACTTATAAAATTAATGGCCTAGGTTCTGGCTTTTACATTATTGCAAATGTTTTTGAAAAACCTTCAAATGCAAATCGATTTGTAAAAGAACTGAATGCCAAAGGATTAAATGCGAGCTATTTTATAAATCCAGAAAATAATTTTAGGTACGTGTACCTTAAAAAACACGAGACCTGGAACAATGCTCTCACCTCATACTATTCCAAACTAAATGCTTCGTATGATGACAAAATGTGGATCATGCGAGTAAAACCAAACTCCAATAGTTAAAATGACCAATCACTTTCTTAAAACGGTTCTATGCCTCATCGGCATATGGTTTATAGGCTTTAAAGGTCAAGGTCAAGAAGTACCCTTTACTCCCAGACTTAATGATGGTGGAAACACCTATCTAAACATTAAGGGGGATTACACCTTCTTATCCAATAGTGTCATGAACCGTGTTCTAGCTGATGGAACAGGTGTTAACACCCCATACAACGGCAGTGGAAGTAATAACAGTCTACACATTGAATACGTGGATGTGGACTCTGACCCAACCACATATAGTTCTAGTAGTTCAACACTGTCTGTTCCAGATTGTTCGCAGATATATTGGGCAGGTTTATACTGGGCCGGTAATTATGATGAAGAACGGAAAAATCAAGCCGGAGATTTTAACAACAATTTTACTGTAGATAACAACCACTATGACGTTACTGCCGTAAAACTTATGGTCCCTGGCGGAAGCTATGTTGATCTCGTGGCAGACAACAATCCTGATCCCGTAGGGGAAGATGACGCCATTATTGTGGATGGATATAATACGCTGCCAAATGATCCATATGTATGCTACAAAAATGTAACCTCATTACTGCAAGCGCTTCCCGATCCAGATGGAGAATACACTGTTGCAAATGTTAGGGGTACAAGAGGGTCTACAAACCATGGTGCGGCCGGTTGGACTTTAGTTGTCATTTATGAAAATCCCACTTTAACAGGTAAATATATATCTGTTTTTGATGGATATGAGGGTATAACAACACAATCTGGAAATAGTACTGCAGATATAACCGTTTCAGGGTTTAATACCATTCCTGTTGGGCCAGTAAATGCTAGAGTTGGTGTAAGTACTCTTGAGGGTGAATCTTCTTTGGATGGAGATACATTTGGTATTGTTTCAAACAGCAGCTCCACTTTTACTGATATTACCAATGCCGCAAATCCCGACGATAATTTTTTCAATTCTACCATTACTGAAGATGGGGTTAATGTAGCCTCCAGAAACATTAATAGTACCAATGCCATCGGTTTTGACTCAGATGTTTTTGATTTGAACAATTTTGGCAATAGTATCATCGATAATGGAGACACTAGTGCAACCCTTAGGCTTGGTACAAGCAGGGATTGGTTCGCCTCTTTCTTGGTAACCTTTGGGGTAGAAATTATTGAGCCCGACATTGTTCTGGAAAAAAAGGTTCAAGACATTGGAGGTGTAGATATTACAGGTCAGGGTGTTAATCTGGGTCAAGTTTTGGATTATGTGCTTTCCTTTGTCAACACTGGTAATGATGATGGTACGGCATATACCATTAGGGATGTTCTTCCAGCAAACGTTACCTTGGATGAAACTACGATAACAGTACCTACTGGAGTCACGTATACATATGATTCGAGCTCAAGGGAGGTTATATTTACTATTCCTGATAACTTAATAGAGGAAGGAGATCCTATTTCCGAAATTCGAATGCGGGTCCAAGTGGCCCAAAACTGTTTCGACTTTGTTGATGCCTGTACGGATATCATTCAAAACTTAGCATATTCCACATATGAAGGAGTCATAAATCCTAACCAGATTAGTGATGATCCCAGTGTATCGGATTTTGATGATTGCGGGTTTACCACACCTGGGGCAACCAACTTTTTGTTGGACGATTTAAGCGCTTGTAGTTTTACTAGACCAGCAGAATTATGTGGGGATACTATTTTATTGGATGCAGGAGACAATTTTGATTCTTATACCTGGTATTTGGACGTGGACTCGTCTGGAACCATAAATGCAGGGGACACTATTGTAATAGACCTTGCGCCTGATGGAGACCCAAGCACCATTGTGGTAGATGAACCGGGAACATACATAGTTGATAAAGAGGTGGCCGACCCTTGTAAGGATTTTATAGAAATCATAGAGGTTTCGCGCTTTGCAGATGGGGCTGCGCTTACCAATCCAATCACCGACTTAATAAACGACACCACCAATACCGTTGAAGGAGAAATTTTAATCTGTCCAAACGATGGTAGTGAACTACCAGAAATATTTCTGTGCGGTTTAAACGATACTGAACTTGTTCAAATTAGTATTTTAAATTCGAGCAGTATTGTTTGGGAACAGTTGGATGAAGCGGCAAGTGCCGCCGCAGCGGTTGCCTGTAATGCACCAAATCCTGTGCCGGCTGCTCCACCATCAGGGTGTGCTAATACCGATCCATGTACTGTTTGGACCAACGTTGGCACTGGAAATGATTTTCTGGCATCCGATGCTGGTGAATATCGTGTAACCGTTAACTACCCAGATGGTTGTTTTAGACGATTCAATTTCAACGTTTTTAAAAATCCACTAGATCCCCAATACACTTCTAGTGATATTATCTGTGCTACAGATGGTAATATTACCATAACCAACATGCCTTTGGATTATGAGTATCGTCTTATAGACCAAGGAACAGGAAATGTTTTGGTGGGTTATAACCCAGACCCAAGCTTTACCATTACCAATAATGGTGCATACACTGTTGAAATGAGACAGCAAGGTGTAACAGATGGTTGTGTATTTATCTTAGATAATATTGGTATTCTTGATAGAGATTTTCAGGTTGATGTTGAAACAACTGATACCAATTGTAACGGTCTGGGAGAAATAGAAATTTCCATTCTAAATGTAGAGGCACAATATTATTATGAAATATCTCAAGGAGGAACAGTTGTAGATACATTTGGTCCATCCAACGATAACAACTATACGTTTGAAAATTTAAATGATGGCATTTATGACATAGCCATTTCTACAGATGATGGGTGTTCTTATACGGAACAAGTAACCATAAACGATCTAACTAATTTGGCGGCAACTGCTCTTACAACCAAAAATATAGACTGT is a genomic window of Flagellimonas sp. CMM7 containing:
- a CDS encoding type IX secretion system membrane protein PorP/SprF, which encodes MHSNKPQLLLIFILMLAFSGLRAQEDNPFVAYDVPSQNLLKFNRFLINPTFSTVREDKSYVNLFHRNQSVSFDDNNQVYFLSYSGRIGDRSGVGLSLFTNREGLFNNFGVHANYAYGIKLSQKSNFTFGANFSYYQSAFNQDRANALDNDPFLNSLESSSLITFQPGFNISYGNFDFGGFAENLFDYNLKSSESVTEFNEKTYSGHLQYTHQFKNAAGILEQGRLMPLARVRKTGDQNLVLGGNLIMDLPKLGWVQAGYDDFYGASAGLGFNLNKNLSIGYTVEKGLSNNFENFGVSHEISLAYSITPNLTEDRVMLEKENEDLVDAETVPEEDLTLSEKDLKIADLESKLAENDIILDELLLRQDSIETARQSDLERRFETVMKMVRRETKGQMPELEERAKEVYFANMDSVDILSKHKTRPITNQGLSNTTAAKKVINLKDSKNSRIAEKTSVKRDRTNRSSKKTIGRFRAFNIPNVESGHYLIANVFKDTRNVDAFIEKLEAQGIDAGYFENPKNGLNYVYLKGYKDKKEAVEAYHNQFNGAYQGDAWVMNVEGVGSYNNFVAVEKNNKSKYGDNALHKNIANSKKKGNASQVSYKTYKINGLGSGFYIIANVFEKPSNANRFVKELNAKGLNASYFINPENNFRYVYLKKHETWNNALTSYYSKLNASYDDKMWIMRVKPNSNS